One [Clostridium] saccharolyticum WM1 DNA segment encodes these proteins:
- a CDS encoding class I SAM-dependent DNA methyltransferase, protein MWAECQGKSKAERETIMDAYTSFAEVYDRFMDNIPYKDWCEYVTGLLNEYGVMDGLILDLGCGTGSLTELLADRGYDMIGVDSSGDMLQIAMEKRERSGKDILYLMQDMRELELYGTVRAVISICDCMNYILDYVDMVEVFRLVNNYLDPGGIFIFDLNTIYKYETLMGDSTIAEDREECSFIWDNYYDKESRINEYGLSLFIRQEDDLYRKFTENHYQRAYSLDEVKMAIKEAGMDYVAAFDAFTRSSVTENSERIYIIARECGKE, encoded by the coding sequence ATTTGGGCAGAATGCCAGGGAAAGTCGAAGGCAGAAAGGGAAACGATTATGGATGCGTACACTAGCTTTGCTGAGGTCTATGACCGGTTTATGGACAATATTCCATATAAGGACTGGTGTGAATACGTAACCGGTCTGCTGAATGAATATGGAGTCATGGATGGCCTGATCCTTGACTTAGGCTGCGGAACAGGAAGCCTTACGGAGCTTCTTGCGGACCGGGGTTATGATATGATCGGAGTTGACAGCTCCGGAGACATGCTGCAGATCGCGATGGAGAAGAGGGAACGTTCAGGTAAAGACATTCTTTATCTTATGCAGGATATGAGGGAGCTTGAGCTTTACGGAACGGTAAGGGCCGTAATCAGCATCTGTGACTGTATGAACTATATCCTGGATTATGTAGATATGGTGGAAGTTTTCCGTCTGGTCAATAATTATCTGGATCCAGGAGGAATTTTTATTTTTGATCTGAACACCATATATAAATATGAAACCCTTATGGGAGATTCCACCATTGCAGAGGACCGGGAGGAGTGCAGCTTTATTTGGGATAATTATTATGATAAGGAATCCAGGATTAACGAATACGGCCTTTCCCTGTTTATAAGACAGGAAGATGATCTGTATCGGAAATTTACGGAGAATCATTACCAAAGAGCATACAGCCTTGATGAGGTAAAGATGGCCATAAAAGAGGCCGGTATGGACTATGTGGCTGCTTTTGATGCATTTACAAGATCTTCTGTAACGGAAAACAGCGAGAGAATTTATATCATAGCAAGAGAATGCGGAAAGGAATAA
- a CDS encoding FtsW/RodA/SpoVE family cell cycle protein, whose amino-acid sequence MINLIIDVSRYLMILLIALYTYFNFRFFSLPDEIKKRKICGRQNFVMFLIHLLAYLIIWLETGDEKMLVFYAAQVVFFFSYLILYRLIYRNVSRLLVNNMCMLLTVGFLMLTRLSFDRAIKQFVIVTFAALVTFVIPFVIDRVWQLSKIPWVYGIVGLLLLGIVCITGTSSYGAQLSLEIGGYSFQPSEFVKISYVFFIATMFYRSTSIRTVLTVTAAAALHVLILVASRDLGSALLFFVTYVFMLFVATGKWRYLLAGAGGGSFAAVFAFQLFSHVRTRVSAWLNPWSDIAGKGYQITQSLFAIGTGGWFGMGLYRGMPRKIPVVEKDFIFSAVSEELGGIFALCVLLICLGCFLQFMMIASQMQAVFYKLIAFGLGTIYITQVFLTVGGVTKFIPSTGVTLPLISYGGSSILSTFIIFGIIQGLYILKRNEEEEDKYEG is encoded by the coding sequence ATGATTAATCTGATTATAGATGTATCCAGATATCTGATGATACTTTTAATTGCATTATACACATATTTTAATTTTCGATTTTTTTCTCTTCCGGATGAAATCAAGAAGAGAAAAATTTGCGGACGCCAGAATTTTGTCATGTTTCTCATTCATCTGCTGGCCTATTTGATCATCTGGCTGGAAACAGGGGATGAAAAGATGCTGGTGTTTTATGCGGCCCAGGTAGTGTTTTTTTTCAGCTACCTGATCCTGTACCGGCTGATTTACCGCAATGTATCCAGATTGCTTGTCAACAATATGTGTATGCTTCTTACGGTAGGGTTTCTCATGCTGACCAGGCTTTCTTTTGACCGGGCCATAAAGCAGTTTGTTATCGTTACCTTTGCAGCCCTGGTGACTTTTGTGATTCCTTTTGTCATTGACAGAGTGTGGCAGCTTAGCAAGATTCCGTGGGTTTATGGGATCGTGGGTCTTCTTCTCCTTGGGATAGTATGTATTACCGGGACCAGCAGTTACGGCGCCCAGCTTTCCTTGGAAATTGGCGGTTATTCCTTCCAGCCTTCGGAATTTGTAAAGATCAGCTATGTCTTTTTTATAGCTACCATGTTTTACCGGTCAACCAGCATTCGGACAGTTCTTACTGTGACCGCGGCGGCGGCCCTTCACGTGCTCATACTGGTAGCTTCCAGGGATCTTGGAAGTGCCCTCCTATTCTTTGTTACCTATGTTTTTATGCTTTTTGTGGCGACTGGGAAATGGCGGTATCTTCTGGCTGGGGCAGGTGGCGGTTCTTTCGCGGCCGTTTTCGCCTTCCAATTATTCAGCCATGTAAGAACCAGAGTATCGGCATGGTTAAATCCCTGGTCTGACATTGCAGGAAAGGGATACCAGATCACACAATCTCTGTTTGCCATTGGAACGGGAGGCTGGTTTGGCATGGGGCTTTACCGTGGGATGCCAAGAAAGATTCCGGTGGTTGAAAAAGATTTTATTTTTTCTGCAGTTTCGGAAGAACTGGGAGGGATATTTGCTCTGTGCGTCCTTCTCATATGTCTGGGATGCTTTTTACAGTTTATGATGATAGCCAGCCAGATGCAGGCAGTGTTTTATAAACTGATTGCATTTGGTCTTGGAACTATTTACATTACTCAGGTATTTCTAACCGTAGGAGGGGTGACGAAATTCATTCCTTCCACAGGAGTGACGCTTCCCCTGATCAGTTATGGCGGAAGTTCCATCCTCAGCACCTTTATCATCTTTGGGATAATCCAGGGACTTTATATACTCAAACGCAATGAAGAGGAAGAAGATAAATATGAAGGCTAA
- the hslO gene encoding Hsp33 family molecular chaperone HslO produces the protein MADYIVRATAGDHQIRAFAATTRELVEQARQAHNTSPVATAALGRLLTAGSMMGVMMKGDEDLLTLKIQGSGPIEGLTVTADSKGDVKGYAYNPGVMLPPSQAGKLDVGGAVGEGVLSVIKDIGMKEPYVGQTILVGGEIAEDLTYYYAASEQTPSSVALGVLMNKDNTVKQAGGFIIQLLPGASETMIESLEKKLGEITSITELLDQGNTPEMILEHILGEFGLEMMEHKTTRFHCNCDKARVEKALISIGKKELQEMIDEGKSIEVNCHFCNKNYEFTIEDLNRLRDKS, from the coding sequence ATGGCGGATTATATTGTCAGAGCCACGGCAGGAGACCATCAGATCCGTGCCTTTGCTGCAACGACCAGAGAACTGGTGGAGCAGGCAAGACAGGCTCATAATACAAGTCCTGTGGCTACTGCGGCTTTAGGCAGGCTTTTGACTGCCGGAAGCATGATGGGTGTCATGATGAAAGGGGATGAAGATTTACTAACCTTAAAAATTCAGGGAAGCGGACCTATAGAGGGTCTTACAGTGACAGCGGATTCCAAAGGAGATGTAAAAGGCTATGCATACAATCCTGGTGTCATGCTTCCGCCCAGCCAGGCCGGAAAGCTTGATGTAGGCGGGGCAGTAGGAGAGGGGGTATTGAGTGTCATAAAGGATATCGGCATGAAGGAACCTTATGTGGGACAGACCATATTGGTAGGGGGAGAGATTGCAGAAGATCTTACTTATTATTATGCTGCTTCAGAACAGACCCCATCATCGGTGGCACTGGGCGTTTTAATGAATAAGGACAACACCGTAAAACAGGCCGGCGGTTTTATTATCCAGCTTTTGCCGGGAGCTTCTGAGACAATGATCGAAAGCCTGGAGAAAAAACTGGGAGAGATCACCTCGATTACTGAGCTGCTGGATCAGGGAAATACTCCGGAGATGATCCTTGAGCATATTCTGGGAGAGTTTGGCCTGGAAATGATGGAGCACAAGACCACCCGCTTCCATTGCAACTGCGATAAGGCAAGAGTGGAAAAAGCTTTGATCAGCATCGGAAAAAAGGAACTTCAGGAAATGATCGACGAAGGAAAAAGCATTGAAGTGAATTGTCATTTCTGTAATAAAAATTACGAATTTACAATAGAAGATTTAAATCGGCTCCGCGATAAGTCATAA
- a CDS encoding DUF5662 family protein: protein MKLTNFWGHFCTIHIHKARVMKNCFRVGLIKQGLLHDLSKYSLEEFLPGVLYYQGNRSPNAAEREDKGFSKAWLHHKGRNKHHYEYWIDFTTDMSKGLVGHKMPLKYVIEMMMDRIAASKTYKGKNYTDASPWEYYIHSKNYMVIAPETRKLLEKLLLMLKNEGEKKTFFYIRHLLKKGDY from the coding sequence ATGAAACTAACGAATTTTTGGGGGCATTTCTGCACCATTCATATACACAAAGCCAGAGTCATGAAAAACTGTTTTCGTGTGGGTCTTATTAAGCAGGGATTGCTTCATGATCTGTCAAAATACAGTCTTGAGGAATTCCTTCCAGGCGTTCTTTATTATCAGGGAAACAGAAGCCCCAACGCTGCGGAGCGGGAGGACAAGGGCTTTTCGAAAGCATGGCTTCATCATAAGGGCCGCAATAAACATCATTATGAATACTGGATTGATTTCACCACTGACATGTCCAAAGGATTGGTGGGGCATAAAATGCCTTTAAAATATGTTATTGAGATGATGATGGACCGGATTGCAGCATCGAAAACCTATAAAGGAAAGAATTACACCGATGCATCGCCATGGGAGTATTATATACATTCAAAAAACTACATGGTCATTGCCCCTGAGACAAGGAAGCTGCTGGAAAAACTGCTCCTGATGTTAAAGAATGAAGGAGAAAAAAAGACATTTTTCTACATCAGGCATTTATTGAAAAAGGGGGATTACTAA
- the ruvB gene encoding Holliday junction branch migration DNA helicase RuvB → MERRIITTEVTEEDKRIEPNLRPKYLEEYIGQEKIRTNLKVYIDAAKARGESLDHVLFYGPPGLGKTTLSAIIANEMGVNMKVTSGPAIEKPGEMAAILNNLQEGDVLFVDEIHRLNRQVEEVLYPAMEDFAIDIMLGKDSSARSIRLDLPKFTLVGATTRAGLLTAPLRDRFGVVQKLEFYTPQELKIIVCRSARVLQVEIEEEGAAEIAKRSRGTPRLANRLLKRVRDFAQIKYNGTITKEVADFALDILDVDKLGLDCNDRAILTTMIEKFAGGPVGLDTLAASLGEDAGTLEDVYEPYLLMNGFINRTSRGRVATERAYEHLGIPMGS, encoded by the coding sequence ATGGAACGTAGAATTATAACCACAGAGGTAACAGAAGAAGATAAAAGGATTGAACCGAACTTAAGGCCAAAATACCTGGAAGAGTACATTGGACAGGAGAAGATACGGACCAATTTAAAAGTATATATCGATGCCGCCAAGGCAAGAGGTGAATCCCTGGATCATGTTTTATTTTATGGGCCACCCGGTCTGGGCAAAACCACCCTTTCGGCAATTATCGCCAATGAAATGGGAGTTAATATGAAGGTCACATCAGGACCTGCAATCGAAAAGCCTGGGGAGATGGCCGCCATACTGAACAATCTTCAGGAGGGGGACGTACTGTTTGTCGATGAAATCCATCGCTTAAACCGGCAGGTGGAAGAGGTTCTGTATCCGGCCATGGAGGATTTTGCCATAGATATCATGCTTGGAAAGGATTCTTCCGCCAGATCGATAAGGCTGGATCTTCCTAAGTTTACTTTGGTTGGGGCGACTACCAGGGCAGGACTTTTGACTGCCCCTTTAAGAGACAGGTTCGGTGTGGTCCAAAAACTGGAGTTTTACACGCCTCAGGAGCTTAAGATCATTGTCTGCCGGTCGGCCAGGGTCCTCCAGGTGGAGATCGAAGAAGAAGGGGCGGCAGAGATTGCCAAGCGCTCCAGAGGAACTCCCAGGCTGGCAAACCGGCTGTTAAAAAGAGTGCGGGATTTCGCACAGATAAAATACAACGGTACCATTACAAAGGAAGTGGCAGATTTTGCCCTTGATATCCTGGATGTGGATAAGCTGGGTCTGGATTGTAATGACAGGGCCATCCTTACTACAATGATTGAGAAATTCGCCGGCGGCCCCGTAGGGCTGGATACTCTTGCAGCTTCCCTGGGAGAGGATGCCGGAACCCTGGAAGATGTTTATGAGCCTTATCTTCTGATGAACGGTTTTATCAACCGCACCTCCAGGGGCCGCGTTGCAACGGAGCGGGCATATGAACATCTTGGGATCCCCATGGGATCATGA
- a CDS encoding exonuclease, with amino-acid sequence MITLQKTIAFHETYAFERIGRHEDLLFFDIETTGFSGEYSMLYLIGCVYYRNNCWNLIQWFADTPDSEKELLETFFVFLKDFTVIIHFNGDGFDIPYLLKRCLAYGLTYDFSGVESLDIYKKIRPYRGLLGLSAMKQKSIEEFLKVERKDLYSGGQLIEVYKDYLVSHNKYLFDLLILHNEDDLKGMPLILPILNYPDFLEHNFFLEHQELICREDIFGREFHSLRLSCKNGFSVPIGFTRSNSLVSLEAEGECLTVTIDLYEGELKYFYPDYKNYYYLIYEDKAIHKSVAEYVDKEARIKATAKTCYTRRKGCYLPQFTPLWTPCLQAEFKDKITYLSYEPDFFEDGEKLCLYIRHLLDILRR; translated from the coding sequence ATGATTACCTTACAGAAAACCATAGCTTTTCATGAAACATATGCCTTTGAACGGATCGGCAGACATGAAGATCTGCTGTTTTTTGATATAGAAACCACTGGATTTTCCGGGGAGTATTCTATGCTTTATCTCATTGGCTGCGTTTATTACAGGAACAATTGCTGGAATCTGATCCAGTGGTTTGCAGACACACCGGATTCGGAAAAGGAGCTGTTAGAGACTTTTTTTGTTTTTTTAAAGGATTTTACAGTAATAATACATTTTAATGGGGATGGTTTTGATATTCCCTATCTTTTAAAGCGATGTCTTGCATATGGCTTGACTTATGATTTTTCCGGCGTAGAAAGCCTGGATATTTACAAAAAAATACGCCCCTACCGGGGGCTTCTCGGTCTTTCCGCAATGAAGCAAAAATCTATTGAAGAGTTTTTAAAAGTAGAGAGGAAGGATCTGTATTCCGGCGGGCAGCTGATCGAGGTTTATAAGGATTACCTTGTTTCCCATAACAAATATTTATTCGATCTTTTAATATTACATAATGAAGATGATTTAAAAGGAATGCCACTGATCCTTCCCATATTAAATTACCCGGACTTTTTGGAGCACAACTTTTTTCTTGAACATCAGGAGCTTATATGCCGGGAAGACATCTTTGGCCGGGAGTTCCACTCCTTAAGGCTTTCCTGTAAAAACGGTTTCTCCGTTCCCATTGGATTTACAAGATCCAATTCCCTGGTTTCCCTGGAAGCAGAAGGAGAATGCCTGACAGTAACGATTGATCTGTATGAGGGGGAGTTAAAATATTTTTATCCGGATTATAAGAATTATTATTATCTGATTTACGAAGATAAGGCCATACACAAAAGTGTGGCAGAGTACGTGGATAAGGAGGCCAGGATAAAGGCTACGGCCAAGACCTGCTACACCCGCAGAAAAGGATGCTACCTTCCCCAGTTTACCCCTCTGTGGACACCATGTCTTCAAGCGGAATTCAAGGATAAAATTACCTATCTCTCTTATGAACCGGATTTTTTTGAAGATGGGGAAAAGCTTTGCCTATATATCCGTCATCTGCTGGATATCCTTCGCCGGTAA
- a CDS encoding U32 family peptidase has protein sequence MKAAVAAGADAVYMGGSRFGARAFAENPGEDKLLEAIDYVHLHGRKLYLTVNTLMKEQELHELYDYLAPYYRQGLDAVIVQDFGTFAFIKEHFPGLHLHASTQMTITGVYGARILKDLGAERVVTARELSLKEIKKIRDQVDIEIESFVHGALCYCYSGQCLFSSLIGGRSGNRGRCAQTCRLPYEVNREAQGLGGKDDRYCLSLKDLSTLDILPDLIEAGIYSMKIEGRMKSPRYTAGVVSIYRKYVDLYLAKGREGYRVDGQDKKALLDLFDRGGQTDGYYKRQNGRDMVVWKEKPAFREGNQQLFDYLDKNYVEIQWKEPAAGTVFLEEGKNAFLQLSACGHHASVTGELVQTAQNQPATEEKVRKQIDKTGNTPFYFDNLDIKIKGNVFLPVQALNELRRRGLEALEEEILKKFKKDRVLKPVKDCNESVYSRKPSWEGPALTISLERPDCFEEAVASPEVKRIYIDAAEFKPEIWRKTVESCHQEGKECMLTMPHIFRNFAEQYFDKHLTELQGAGFDGYLIRSLEETGYLKDKGIKSRLIFDFGMYGMNNYAQEMLENLGADELTWPVELNSRELGKLKVPGELLVYGRLPMMVTAQCLHQGLEQCDRTTVVLSLKDRKGKSFPVKNHCTFCYNTIYNSAAVSLLGLWEAVKGLAPSSIRLQFTTEDKAQTKAVIKCFSDEFLYGREAKLPFEEFTRGHFKRGVE, from the coding sequence ATGAAAGCTGCGGTAGCCGCTGGCGCCGATGCAGTCTATATGGGCGGAAGCAGGTTTGGGGCAAGAGCCTTTGCGGAAAATCCCGGAGAGGACAAGCTGTTGGAAGCCATTGATTACGTCCACCTTCATGGGCGGAAGCTTTACCTGACCGTCAATACTCTGATGAAAGAGCAGGAATTACATGAGCTTTATGATTATCTTGCTCCATATTACAGGCAGGGTCTGGATGCAGTTATAGTACAGGATTTTGGTACATTTGCCTTTATAAAAGAACACTTTCCAGGACTCCACCTTCATGCCAGCACTCAGATGACCATTACTGGTGTTTATGGTGCCAGGATTTTAAAAGATCTTGGAGCGGAACGAGTGGTTACTGCCAGGGAATTGTCCTTAAAAGAGATAAAAAAAATCCGGGATCAGGTGGATATAGAGATCGAAAGCTTTGTACACGGCGCGTTATGCTATTGCTATTCCGGTCAGTGCCTCTTCAGCAGTCTTATAGGAGGACGAAGCGGGAACCGGGGAAGATGTGCCCAGACCTGCCGTCTGCCCTATGAGGTGAACCGGGAGGCGCAGGGGTTGGGAGGAAAAGATGATCGTTATTGCCTAAGCCTTAAGGATCTGAGTACTTTGGATATTCTACCGGATCTGATAGAAGCCGGAATCTACTCCATGAAAATCGAAGGAAGGATGAAAAGTCCCAGGTATACGGCCGGAGTAGTGAGCATTTACCGTAAATATGTTGATCTTTATCTGGCGAAGGGAAGAGAAGGATACCGGGTGGATGGGCAGGATAAGAAAGCTCTTTTGGATCTTTTTGACAGGGGCGGTCAGACCGACGGTTATTATAAAAGGCAAAACGGAAGGGATATGGTGGTCTGGAAGGAAAAGCCTGCTTTTCGGGAAGGCAATCAGCAGCTATTTGATTATCTGGATAAGAATTACGTAGAAATACAGTGGAAGGAACCGGCAGCAGGGACCGTGTTTTTGGAAGAGGGGAAGAATGCCTTTCTGCAGTTAAGTGCATGCGGCCATCATGCTTCTGTTACCGGAGAACTGGTGCAGACGGCTCAGAATCAGCCGGCTACAGAGGAAAAGGTAAGAAAGCAAATAGACAAGACAGGTAATACCCCTTTTTACTTTGATAATCTTGATATCAAAATAAAGGGAAATGTATTTCTGCCGGTCCAGGCTCTCAATGAGCTTCGCAGGCGGGGGCTGGAAGCGTTAGAGGAAGAGATCCTTAAGAAGTTCAAAAAGGACAGGGTTCTTAAGCCGGTAAAGGATTGTAATGAGTCTGTTTATAGCCGGAAACCATCTTGGGAAGGACCGGCCCTTACCATCTCGCTGGAGCGGCCGGATTGTTTTGAAGAGGCAGTAGCCAGCCCGGAGGTGAAAAGAATTTATATTGATGCCGCGGAATTTAAACCGGAAATATGGAGGAAAACCGTAGAATCGTGTCATCAGGAAGGAAAAGAATGCATGCTTACCATGCCTCATATCTTCCGTAATTTTGCAGAACAGTATTTTGATAAACATTTAACAGAACTGCAAGGGGCGGGCTTCGACGGATATTTGATCCGTTCCCTGGAAGAGACTGGTTATCTAAAGGATAAAGGGATCAAGAGCCGCCTGATATTTGATTTTGGCATGTATGGAATGAATAATTATGCCCAGGAAATGCTGGAAAATCTGGGAGCTGATGAACTCACCTGGCCGGTGGAATTAAACAGCCGGGAATTGGGAAAACTAAAGGTTCCGGGGGAATTACTGGTATATGGCCGCCTTCCCATGATGGTGACCGCCCAGTGCCTTCATCAGGGGCTGGAGCAGTGCGACAGGACCACCGTTGTTTTGTCTTTAAAGGACCGGAAGGGAAAATCCTTTCCAGTAAAAAACCACTGCACGTTCTGTTATAATACCATTTATAATTCGGCGGCCGTCTCGCTCCTTGGTCTTTGGGAGGCTGTGAAGGGATTAGCCCCTTCTTCCATACGGCTTCAATTCACTACGGAGGACAAAGCGCAGACGAAGGCGGTGATAAAATGCTTTTCTGATGAATTCCTTTATGGAAGAGAAGCCAAGTTGCCGTTTGAAGAATTCACTAGAGGTCATTTCAAACGCGGTGTGGAGTAG
- a CDS encoding SDR family oxidoreductase: MADYFPYLGYKEVCNQVPVQFPPQHQSEQPGLETLMVPQPVFDNPDYIGTGKLKDKVALVTGGDSGIGRAVSLAFAKEGADVSIVFYNEYDDAQMTKTLIEAQGRRCLLISGDVRDQMFCQNAVSETVSAFGSLDVLVNNAGVQFPQSGIENISVEQMVLTFEVNFFGIFIMTKTALPYLKEGSTIINTTSITAYVGNDQLIDYSSTKGAIVSFTRAMARSLVSKGIRVNAVAPGPIWTPLQPASWPADYIPTFGSDTPMKRAGQPVELAPTYVYLASNDSSFVTGQVLHVDGGQSMQS, from the coding sequence TTGGCTGATTATTTTCCATACTTAGGCTATAAAGAAGTATGCAATCAAGTACCGGTACAGTTTCCGCCCCAGCACCAGTCAGAACAGCCAGGGCTGGAGACTCTCATGGTTCCCCAACCTGTTTTTGACAATCCGGATTATATTGGAACAGGGAAACTGAAAGATAAGGTGGCACTGGTGACCGGAGGTGACAGCGGAATTGGAAGAGCGGTCTCTTTGGCATTTGCGAAAGAGGGTGCTGATGTAAGTATTGTTTTTTATAATGAGTACGATGATGCACAGATGACGAAAACCTTAATAGAAGCACAGGGGAGAAGATGTCTTTTGATCTCAGGAGATGTCCGGGATCAAATGTTTTGTCAAAATGCCGTATCTGAAACTGTTTCTGCTTTCGGAAGTCTTGACGTGCTGGTCAATAATGCAGGTGTACAATTTCCGCAAAGCGGCATTGAAAACATTTCCGTAGAACAGATGGTCTTAACCTTTGAGGTGAATTTTTTCGGAATATTCATTATGACAAAGACAGCTCTGCCTTATCTAAAAGAAGGCAGCACCATAATTAACACAACATCCATAACTGCATATGTTGGAAATGACCAGTTAATTGATTATTCCAGTACGAAAGGTGCAATTGTTAGCTTTACGCGAGCAATGGCCCGCTCTTTGGTATCAAAGGGCATTCGAGTCAATGCGGTTGCACCAGGACCAATTTGGACTCCGCTCCAGCCGGCCAGTTGGCCAGCGGACTACATCCCAACCTTTGGTTCGGATACACCAATGAAAAGGGCAGGGCAGCCGGTTGAACTTGCTCCTACTTATGTATATTTGGCAAGTAATGACTCCTCCTTTGTTACCGGCCAAGTACTTCATGTGGATGGGGGGCAATCAATGCAATCCTGA
- a CDS encoding cold shock domain-containing protein, which translates to MKGTVKWFNNQKGYGFISDEQGNDVFVHYSGLNMDGFKSLDEGAAVEFDVVDGAKGPQATNVTKI; encoded by the coding sequence ATGAAAGGTACAGTTAAGTGGTTTAACAACCAAAAGGGTTACGGATTTATATCCGACGAACAGGGTAACGATGTATTTGTTCACTACTCAGGTCTTAATATGGATGGTTTCAAGTCCTTAGATGAAGGCGCTGCTGTAGAGTTCGATGTCGTAGACGGAGCTAAGGGACCACAGGCTACAAACGTTACCAAAATATAA
- a CDS encoding cell division protein ZapA, protein MDSKRNTEVLIDGKIYALGGSEEESYIQRLASYINEMILTLKHQEGFSKQSAEYQNIMIQLNMADDYFKARDQIARLEQQKTEMEKETYSLKHELVATQMKLESAKLELAEARKTVDSGKKE, encoded by the coding sequence ATGGATTCCAAACGCAATACAGAAGTTTTGATAGATGGCAAGATTTATGCATTGGGCGGAAGTGAAGAGGAAAGTTATATCCAGCGCCTGGCCAGTTACATCAATGAGATGATTCTAACCTTAAAGCATCAGGAAGGATTTTCGAAACAGAGCGCAGAATATCAAAATATTATGATACAGTTAAATATGGCGGATGATTATTTTAAAGCTAGGGACCAGATCGCCAGACTGGAGCAGCAAAAAACGGAGATGGAAAAAGAAACCTATAGCTTAAAGCACGAGCTTGTGGCCACCCAGATGAAGCTTGAATCAGCAAAGCTGGAACTGGCGGAAGCCAGGAAAACTGTGGATTCCGGTAAGAAAGAATAA
- a CDS encoding SEC-C metal-binding domain-containing protein, which produces MAILENWRNLAYGDGLDDKGKEELWTEYFKVEKGIYEHILSKPEELVEGTVEELAKRYGTDIQTMTGFLDGINESLKGYENPIETMDEQTVVKIEIDPEKLYYNMVEAKAEWLFNLPQWNDILTEEKRKELYKKQKASGTIVKGAKVGRNDPCPCGSGKKYKKCCGSNL; this is translated from the coding sequence ATGGCTATTTTAGAAAATTGGAGAAACCTGGCATACGGTGATGGGCTGGATGATAAAGGAAAAGAAGAATTATGGACCGAGTATTTCAAAGTAGAAAAGGGAATCTATGAGCATATTCTTTCCAAGCCAGAAGAATTGGTTGAGGGAACGGTGGAAGAGCTGGCCAAGAGATATGGTACAGACATCCAGACAATGACCGGATTTTTAGATGGAATCAATGAAAGCTTAAAGGGATATGAAAATCCTATTGAAACCATGGACGAGCAGACTGTGGTAAAAATAGAGATTGACCCGGAAAAGCTGTATTATAATATGGTAGAGGCTAAGGCCGAGTGGCTGTTTAATCTTCCCCAATGGAATGATATACTGACGGAAGAGAAGAGAAAAGAACTCTATAAAAAGCAGAAAGCTTCCGGGACCATTGTAAAGGGTGCTAAGGTTGGAAGAAACGATCCATGTCCATGCGGCAGCGGCAAAAAGTATAAGAAATGCTGCGGATCCAACTTGTAA
- the ruvA gene encoding Holliday junction branch migration protein RuvA, with amino-acid sequence MISFIKGPLAEIFEDTVVIESGNVGFEIHAPLSVLEKLPGIGVEIKLYTYFQVREDAMCLFGFLNRQDLQMFQQLISVNGIGPKGALGILSALRPEELRRAIISGDAKAISKAPGVGAKTAQRIILDLKDKIDLAEILPSGFTESADKVILSGGVTEEALEALTALGYSAAEAGRAVRQVEVTESMTVEDVLKASLKHLAFI; translated from the coding sequence GTGATTTCTTTTATAAAGGGGCCTCTGGCCGAAATATTTGAAGATACCGTTGTAATAGAAAGCGGGAACGTGGGATTTGAGATACATGCTCCCTTATCTGTACTTGAAAAATTGCCGGGAATCGGGGTTGAGATAAAACTGTATACATATTTTCAGGTAAGAGAGGATGCCATGTGCCTTTTTGGTTTTTTAAACCGCCAGGATCTGCAGATGTTTCAGCAGCTCATAAGCGTTAATGGGATAGGTCCTAAGGGTGCCTTGGGAATTCTTTCTGCCTTAAGGCCTGAGGAGTTACGAAGAGCTATTATTTCCGGGGATGCCAAGGCCATTTCCAAAGCACCGGGAGTCGGGGCGAAGACGGCTCAAAGGATCATATTGGATTTAAAGGATAAAATAGATTTGGCTGAGATTCTTCCTTCCGGGTTTACGGAGTCAGCAGACAAGGTTATTTTGTCCGGCGGGGTAACAGAGGAAGCCCTGGAGGCACTGACAGCTCTTGGCTATTCTGCAGCTGAGGCTGGCAGGGCGGTCCGTCAGGTGGAAGTAACAGAGTCCATGACAGTGGAAGATGTGCTTAAGGCTTCCTTAAAGCATTTGGCATTCATATAG